From Haloglomus litoreum, the proteins below share one genomic window:
- a CDS encoding cupin domain-containing protein — protein MSSASTHPQKYDVQVSALGARLDVAPEESESGVAVVYHTLAPHALGAPLHRHSREDEISHVVRGELTVLLDGEISTAGPGETAVKPRDVWHTFWNAGDEPVEFVEVIAPGDFAAYFEAAAEFIPSDEMPDMAAIERLVAVSAEYGMEMRPETVPELMAEHGLER, from the coding sequence ATGAGTTCAGCATCCACACACCCCCAGAAGTACGACGTGCAGGTTTCGGCCCTCGGCGCGCGACTCGACGTGGCCCCCGAGGAGAGCGAGAGCGGCGTCGCGGTCGTGTACCACACCCTCGCGCCGCACGCGCTCGGCGCGCCGCTCCACCGACACAGCCGCGAGGACGAGATCTCCCACGTCGTGCGGGGCGAACTCACCGTCCTGCTGGACGGTGAGATCTCGACGGCCGGCCCGGGCGAGACCGCCGTGAAGCCCCGCGACGTCTGGCACACGTTCTGGAACGCCGGCGACGAACCGGTCGAGTTCGTCGAGGTCATCGCGCCCGGCGACTTCGCGGCCTACTTCGAGGCGGCCGCCGAGTTCATCCCGTCCGACGAGATGCCCGACATGGCCGCCATCGAGCGGCTCGTGGCGGTCTCGGCCGAGTACGGCATGGAGATGCGCCCGGAGACCGTCCCGGAGCTGATGGCCGAGCACGGGCTCGAGCGCTGA
- a CDS encoding phosphoglucomutase/phosphomannomutase family protein — MDDEFAADALTADGGTEYDASAIAFGTDGWRDTLDEFTDARVRMVGQAVADYLDAEDDGRAVAVGYDARDTSRGFAEELARTLCANGHDVVLSERDCPTPAVAWTVTDRDLAGALMVTASHNPPEYNGVKFVPADGAPALPAVTDRLEANLRAPEPLPEAEWGSVDETDLVGPYVDHLLGFLGLDDGGLAGLTVAYDAMHGSGRGVTDRALERAGADVIELRTDDDPTFGGTPPEPAAERLDALVSRVTDGDADLGVANDGDADRIGVVAPEEGYVDANLLFTVVYDHLLESRSGGAVRTVSTTFLVDRVAEAHGESVTETAVGFKWVAEAMAETDALLGGEESGGFGVRGHLRNKDGVLLALLAAKAEAEESVDNRLGRIREDHGDIHQDRVSVDCPDDRKAAVVAELGETLPEQVAGVDVEQVNDVDGFKVLLADGTWLLMRPSGTEPKMRVYAEAGDPARVAALLEAGRELVEPLV, encoded by the coding sequence ATGGACGACGAGTTCGCCGCGGACGCCCTCACCGCGGACGGCGGCACGGAGTACGACGCCTCCGCCATCGCGTTCGGGACGGACGGCTGGCGCGACACGCTGGACGAGTTCACGGACGCCCGGGTCCGGATGGTCGGGCAGGCGGTCGCCGACTACCTCGACGCCGAGGACGACGGCCGGGCGGTCGCCGTCGGCTACGACGCCCGCGACACCTCGCGGGGGTTCGCGGAGGAACTCGCCCGCACGCTCTGTGCGAACGGCCACGACGTGGTGCTCTCCGAGCGGGACTGCCCCACGCCCGCCGTGGCGTGGACTGTCACGGACCGGGACCTCGCGGGCGCGCTGATGGTGACCGCGAGCCACAACCCGCCCGAGTACAACGGTGTCAAGTTCGTCCCCGCGGACGGCGCGCCCGCCCTCCCCGCGGTCACGGACCGACTCGAGGCCAACCTCCGGGCGCCCGAGCCGCTGCCCGAGGCCGAGTGGGGGAGCGTCGACGAGACCGACCTCGTCGGGCCGTACGTCGACCACCTGCTGGGCTTCCTCGGACTGGACGACGGCGGCCTCGCCGGGCTCACCGTCGCGTACGACGCGATGCACGGGAGCGGGCGCGGCGTGACCGACCGCGCGCTCGAACGCGCTGGCGCCGACGTCATCGAACTGCGGACCGACGACGACCCGACCTTCGGCGGGACGCCGCCCGAGCCCGCCGCGGAGCGCCTGGACGCGCTCGTCTCGCGGGTCACCGACGGTGACGCCGACCTGGGCGTGGCCAACGACGGTGACGCTGACCGCATCGGCGTCGTCGCGCCCGAGGAGGGGTACGTCGACGCGAACCTGCTGTTCACCGTCGTCTACGACCACCTGCTCGAATCGCGCTCGGGCGGCGCCGTCCGCACCGTCTCGACGACGTTCCTCGTCGACCGGGTCGCCGAGGCCCACGGCGAGTCGGTCACGGAGACGGCGGTCGGGTTCAAGTGGGTCGCCGAGGCGATGGCCGAGACGGACGCCCTGCTCGGCGGCGAGGAGTCCGGCGGCTTCGGCGTCCGGGGCCACCTCCGCAACAAGGACGGCGTGCTGCTGGCGCTGCTGGCCGCGAAGGCCGAGGCCGAGGAGTCGGTCGACAACCGACTCGGCCGCATCCGCGAGGACCACGGCGACATCCACCAGGACCGCGTCTCCGTCGACTGCCCCGACGACCGGAAGGCGGCCGTCGTCGCCGAGCTCGGCGAGACCCTGCCGGAGCAGGTCGCCGGCGTCGACGTCGAGCAGGTCAACGACGTGGACGGGTTCAAGGTGCTGCTGGCGGACGGGACCTGGCTGCTGATGCGCCCCTCGGGAACGGAGCCGAAGATGCGGGTCTACGCCGAGGCCGGCGACCCGGCGCGGGTCGCGGCGCTGCTGGAGGCGGGCCGGGAACTGGTCGAGCCGCTCGTCTGA
- a CDS encoding luciferase family protein yields the protein MAITQQLRHEIADQVTAWEGVATTEQADGRTVFTYAGTEFAHIDSDGSLDLPLSRRLRTALVAADRAEHHPVYTETGWTTFEVRGESDIEPAVTLCRLAYVYRRLDESTHDDRAELAEGVDLDAELEAFGADDGVRDAMLALRE from the coding sequence ATGGCAATCACACAGCAGCTGAGGCACGAGATCGCCGACCAGGTGACCGCCTGGGAGGGCGTCGCGACCACGGAGCAGGCGGACGGCCGGACGGTCTTCACCTACGCGGGCACGGAGTTCGCCCACATCGACAGCGACGGGTCGCTCGACCTGCCGCTGTCGCGGCGGCTCCGGACGGCACTGGTGGCGGCCGACCGCGCCGAGCACCACCCCGTCTACACGGAGACCGGCTGGACCACGTTCGAGGTTCGCGGCGAGTCGGATATCGAGCCGGCCGTGACGCTCTGCCGGCTCGCCTACGTCTACCGCCGCCTCGACGAGAGCACCCACGACGACCGGGCCGAACTCGCCGAGGGCGTCGACCTCGACGCGGAGCTCGAGGCGTTCGGCGCCGACGACGGCGTGCGCGACGCGATGCTCGCTCTCCGGGAGTAG
- a CDS encoding DUF367 family protein, giving the protein MDLHVRYEGDDDPEKCTARRLAKFDEVTLHESARATPRGIVLDPHAEQALSPADAGGRAAEDADGEESVLVALDCSWETAEAEAFRLDGPHRGLPFLVAANPINYGTPFQLNTAEAFAGALVILGHRERAEDLLSHFSWGHTFLELNDEPLRRYADCADSSEVVAVQGEYLDAGTGSE; this is encoded by the coding sequence GTGGACCTGCACGTCCGGTACGAGGGCGACGACGACCCCGAGAAGTGTACGGCCCGGCGGCTCGCGAAGTTCGACGAGGTGACGCTCCACGAGTCGGCGCGGGCGACGCCGCGGGGTATCGTGCTGGACCCGCACGCCGAGCAGGCGCTCTCGCCCGCTGACGCAGGCGGCCGTGCCGCCGAGGACGCGGACGGGGAGGAGTCGGTGCTCGTCGCCCTCGACTGCTCCTGGGAGACGGCAGAGGCCGAAGCCTTCCGACTCGACGGTCCCCACCGGGGGCTCCCCTTCCTCGTCGCGGCCAACCCAATCAACTACGGGACGCCGTTCCAGCTGAACACGGCCGAGGCGTTCGCCGGCGCACTCGTCATCCTCGGGCACCGCGAGCGGGCCGAGGATCTCCTGTCGCACTTCTCCTGGGGCCACACGTTCCTCGAGTTGAACGACGAGCCGCTCCGGCGGTACGCCGACTGCGCCGACTCGAGCGAGGTGGTGGCGGTGCAGGGGGAGTACCTGGACGCCGGCACCGGGTCCGAGTGA
- a CDS encoding DUF5808 domain-containing protein, which translates to MADMPKSGELFGIPYNFERPSLGRMLSSYWQPGEGMLVEKPFGVGYTLNVANWRAWVVLAVAGLLFYLESQSDDEAVEESDDPVEVVVDD; encoded by the coding sequence ATGGCTGATATGCCCAAGTCCGGCGAACTGTTCGGCATCCCGTACAACTTCGAGCGGCCCTCGCTCGGGCGGATGCTCTCCTCGTACTGGCAGCCCGGCGAGGGGATGCTCGTGGAGAAGCCGTTCGGCGTCGGCTACACGCTGAACGTCGCCAACTGGCGCGCGTGGGTCGTCCTCGCCGTCGCCGGCCTCCTGTTCTACCTCGAATCGCAGAGCGACGACGAGGCCGTCGAGGAGTCCGACGACCCCGTCGAGGTCGTCGTCGACGACTGA
- a CDS encoding bifunctional N(6)-L-threonylcarbamoyladenine synthase/serine/threonine protein kinase, with protein sequence MRVLGIEGTAWAASAALHDTATDETVIETDAYVPESGGIHPREAAEHMREAIPEVVATVLDHARGTHGGATDGIAAGDDATADPPIDAVAFSRGPGLGPCLRIVGTAARSLAGTLDVPLVGVNHMVAHLEIGRHESGFEAPVCLNASGANAHVLGYRNGRYRVLGETLDTGVGNAIDKFTRHLGWSHPGGPKVEQRAREGEYTDLPYVVKGMDFSFSGIMSAAKAAVDDGEPVENVCFALQEHIFAMLTEVAERALSLTGRDELVLGGGVGQNDRLREMLAEMCDARGAEFFAPEPRFLRDNAGMIAVLGAEMAAAGDTLAIADSAVDPDFRPDQVPVTWRDGTTEVARTGTETAGAEVQGAEAVVTLQPGAGRVTKRRVPKAYRHPALDERLRATRTRSEARLTHDARRAGVPTPLVLDVDPVEATLTLEYVGTHDLRADVTADRVRDVAGHLARCHAAGLVHGDPTTRNVRVAEGTDDTGDTDGRTYLVDFGLGYYTADPEDFAMDLHVLGQALDGTADDADALREAALDAYRTTAASADGALDADAVLGQLGAIEGRGRYQ encoded by the coding sequence ATGCGCGTGCTCGGCATCGAGGGGACCGCGTGGGCCGCCAGCGCGGCGCTGCACGACACCGCGACCGACGAGACCGTCATCGAGACGGACGCGTACGTCCCGGAGAGCGGCGGCATCCACCCCCGCGAGGCCGCCGAGCACATGCGCGAGGCCATCCCCGAGGTGGTCGCGACCGTCCTCGACCACGCACGCGGGACGCACGGCGGCGCCACCGACGGCATCGCCGCGGGCGACGACGCGACGGCCGACCCTCCAATCGACGCCGTCGCGTTCTCGCGGGGCCCCGGCCTCGGCCCGTGCCTCCGCATCGTCGGCACCGCGGCACGGTCGCTCGCGGGGACGCTCGACGTGCCGCTCGTCGGCGTCAACCACATGGTCGCCCATCTGGAGATCGGCCGGCACGAGTCGGGCTTCGAGGCGCCGGTCTGCCTGAACGCCAGCGGCGCGAACGCACACGTCCTGGGCTACCGGAACGGCCGCTACCGCGTGCTGGGCGAGACGCTCGATACGGGCGTCGGCAACGCCATCGACAAGTTCACGCGGCATCTGGGCTGGTCGCATCCGGGCGGTCCGAAGGTCGAGCAGCGCGCCCGTGAAGGGGAGTACACCGACCTCCCGTACGTCGTGAAGGGGATGGACTTCTCGTTCTCGGGCATCATGTCCGCGGCGAAAGCGGCCGTCGACGACGGCGAACCGGTCGAGAACGTCTGCTTCGCGCTGCAGGAGCATATCTTCGCGATGCTGACAGAGGTCGCCGAGCGCGCGCTCTCGCTGACCGGGCGCGACGAACTCGTCCTCGGGGGCGGCGTCGGCCAGAACGACCGCCTCCGCGAGATGCTCGCCGAGATGTGCGACGCCCGGGGCGCCGAGTTCTTCGCCCCGGAGCCGCGTTTCCTCCGGGATAACGCCGGGATGATCGCGGTGCTGGGCGCGGAGATGGCGGCCGCCGGCGACACGCTCGCCATCGCGGACTCGGCCGTCGACCCGGACTTCCGCCCGGACCAGGTCCCGGTCACCTGGCGGGACGGCACGACCGAGGTCGCCCGGACGGGGACCGAAACCGCCGGGGCGGAGGTCCAGGGCGCCGAGGCGGTCGTCACCCTCCAGCCCGGGGCGGGCCGCGTCACGAAGCGCCGCGTTCCGAAGGCGTACCGCCACCCCGCGCTGGACGAGCGCCTGCGCGCGACCCGCACACGGAGCGAGGCCCGGCTCACCCACGACGCCCGGCGAGCCGGGGTTCCGACCCCGCTCGTGCTCGATGTCGACCCGGTCGAGGCCACGCTCACGCTCGAGTACGTCGGCACGCACGACCTGCGCGCCGACGTGACCGCCGACCGGGTCCGGGACGTCGCGGGGCACCTCGCGCGCTGCCACGCCGCCGGACTGGTCCACGGCGACCCGACGACGCGGAACGTCCGCGTGGCGGAGGGGACCGACGACACGGGCGACACCGACGGCCGCACCTACCTCGTCGACTTCGGGCTGGGCTACTACACCGCCGACCCCGAGGACTTCGCGATGGACCTGCACGTCCTCGGACAGGCGCTCGACGGGACGGCCGACGACGCCGACGCGCTCCGCGAGGCCGCGCTCGACGCCTACCGGACGACCGCCGCGTCGGCCGACGGGGCGCTCGACGCCGACGCCGTCCTCGGGCAACTGGGCGCCATCGAGGGGCGCGGCCGGTACCAGTAG
- a CDS encoding 30S ribosomal protein S27ae — protein MRSEYYNDDGTHAKEQCPRCGDAFLADHDDRKHCGRCSYTEWK, from the coding sequence ATGCGCTCGGAGTACTACAACGACGACGGCACCCACGCCAAGGAGCAGTGCCCGCGCTGCGGGGACGCGTTCCTGGCGGACCACGACGACCGCAAGCACTGCGGTCGCTGCTCGTACACCGAGTGGAAGTAA
- a CDS encoding 30S ribosomal protein S24e, with protein MDIDIISEEANPMLHRTDVRFQVVHEDASPSRLSVRDSLAAKLNKDSDEVVVHKLDTKFGMRKTVGYAKVYDSPAEAAEIEQDYMLDRNKIGAEAEDAEADTEAEEA; from the coding sequence ATGGATATCGACATCATCTCCGAGGAGGCGAACCCGATGTTGCATCGGACGGACGTGCGGTTCCAGGTGGTCCACGAGGACGCGAGCCCGTCGCGACTCTCCGTGCGCGACTCGCTGGCCGCGAAGCTCAACAAGGACTCCGACGAGGTCGTCGTCCACAAGCTGGACACCAAGTTCGGGATGCGCAAGACCGTCGGCTACGCGAAGGTCTACGACAGCCCGGCCGAGGCGGCCGAGATCGAGCAGGACTACATGCTCGACCGGAACAAGATCGGCGCCGAGGCCGAGGACGCCGAGGCCGACACCGAGGCCGAGGAGGCGTAG
- a CDS encoding lactate 2-monooxygenase, producing MSDTPKRGNIGNAKLKEVYREGMLHDDPPDLPTSFEDIQEAAWENMSEEGRAYVHGGAGSDETFERGKDFSRYRIVPRMLRGVAERDLSVELLGQEMDWPLMITPLGVQTLLHEDAELGTAAAAEELNVPLILSSLSSTPMEEVAEAMPNTPKWFQFYWSSDRDVARSFLSRAEEAGYDAIVLTVDAPTLGWRERLIDRGYYPFMAGEGVANYFSDPAFRDSLDEPPEENPDAAVEHFLDIFGDSSLTWDDLSFVFENTDLPVVIKGVLHPEDARLAIDHGAAAVDVSTHGGRQVDGSITAIEALPDVVEEVDGEVPVLFDSGVRRASDAFKALALGADSILLGRPYAYGLAMAGQRGVRHVLENFLAELDLTMGLAGCSSVAEIDRDKLKHEREL from the coding sequence ATGTCCGACACGCCGAAGCGGGGGAACATCGGCAACGCGAAACTGAAGGAGGTCTACCGGGAGGGGATGCTCCACGACGACCCGCCGGACCTGCCCACCTCGTTCGAGGACATCCAGGAGGCCGCGTGGGAGAACATGAGCGAGGAGGGGCGTGCCTACGTCCACGGCGGCGCCGGGAGCGACGAGACGTTCGAGCGGGGGAAGGACTTCTCGAGGTACCGTATCGTCCCGCGGATGCTCCGGGGGGTCGCCGAGCGCGACCTCTCGGTCGAGCTGCTGGGCCAGGAGATGGACTGGCCGCTGATGATCACCCCGCTCGGGGTCCAGACCCTGCTCCACGAGGACGCCGAACTCGGGACCGCGGCCGCCGCCGAGGAGCTGAACGTCCCGCTCATCCTCTCGTCGCTCTCCTCGACCCCGATGGAGGAGGTCGCCGAAGCGATGCCGAACACGCCGAAGTGGTTCCAGTTCTACTGGTCCTCGGACCGCGACGTGGCCCGGTCGTTCCTGTCTCGTGCGGAGGAGGCCGGCTACGACGCCATCGTCCTCACGGTGGACGCGCCGACGCTGGGGTGGCGCGAGCGCCTCATCGACCGGGGCTACTACCCGTTCATGGCGGGCGAGGGCGTCGCGAACTACTTCTCGGACCCGGCGTTCCGCGACTCGCTGGACGAACCGCCCGAGGAGAACCCGGACGCGGCGGTCGAGCACTTCCTCGACATCTTCGGCGATTCGTCGCTCACGTGGGACGACCTCTCGTTCGTCTTCGAGAACACGGACCTGCCCGTCGTCATCAAGGGCGTCCTCCACCCGGAGGATGCACGCCTCGCCATCGACCACGGCGCCGCGGCGGTCGACGTCTCGACCCACGGCGGCCGGCAGGTCGACGGCTCCATCACGGCCATCGAGGCACTCCCGGACGTGGTCGAGGAGGTCGACGGCGAGGTGCCCGTGCTGTTCGACTCGGGCGTGCGCCGGGCCTCGGACGCGTTCAAGGCGCTCGCGCTCGGTGCGGATTCGATCCTCCTGGGCCGGCCGTACGCCTACGGTCTCGCGATGGCCGGGCAACGGGGGGTCCGGCACGTCCTGGAGAACTTCCTCGCCGAACTGGACCTGACGATGGGACTGGCGGGGTGTTCGTCGGTGGCAGAGATCGACCGGGACAAGCTGAAGCACGAACGGGAGCTGTAG
- the tatA gene encoding twin-arginine translocase TatA/TatE family subunit, with translation MFESTTPLFFGLPGGPEMLVILLLVVLLFGADRLPKLARSSGEAMGEFQKGRQAVEAEIRGARDRTLSEDADEAVAETESA, from the coding sequence ATGTTCGAGAGCACCACACCACTGTTCTTCGGCCTGCCGGGCGGTCCCGAGATGCTGGTCATCCTCCTGCTTGTCGTCCTCCTGTTCGGCGCGGACCGGTTGCCGAAGCTGGCCCGGTCCTCCGGGGAGGCGATGGGCGAATTCCAGAAGGGCCGTCAGGCCGTCGAGGCCGAGATCCGGGGCGCCCGTGACCGGACGCTGAGCGAGGACGCGGACGAGGCCGTCGCGGAGACGGAATCGGCCTGA
- a CDS encoding DUF7344 domain-containing protein: protein MSSDNIPTDKEGGETGRAAPMANGDAPASDGGTATAVATASEGKAVTIAPETVFEVLSNERRRYVLHHLKATGERVTVRDLSEQVAAWENGIKLAAVTPKERKRVYTALHQTHLPKMAEVGVIDYDRDRGTLELTEAVEAFDIYLEIVPERDLSWGELSLALGSFSTALVTAVALGVYPFTLLPDIAYAGIIAAGWLAVGVVHTYVQRSDRLGGGDPTDLSESLRPPD, encoded by the coding sequence ATGAGTAGTGACAACATACCGACTGACAAGGAGGGGGGAGAGACCGGCCGCGCCGCGCCGATGGCGAACGGTGACGCGCCGGCAAGCGACGGCGGCACGGCCACAGCGGTCGCCACCGCCAGCGAGGGGAAGGCTGTCACCATCGCTCCCGAGACGGTCTTCGAGGTGCTGAGCAACGAGCGCCGCCGCTACGTCCTCCACCATCTCAAGGCGACCGGCGAGCGGGTCACAGTCCGAGACCTCTCCGAGCAGGTCGCCGCCTGGGAGAACGGCATCAAACTCGCCGCGGTGACCCCGAAGGAGCGCAAGCGGGTCTACACGGCGCTCCACCAGACCCACCTGCCGAAGATGGCCGAGGTCGGCGTCATCGACTACGACCGCGACCGCGGGACCCTGGAGTTGACCGAGGCCGTCGAGGCGTTCGACATCTACCTGGAGATCGTCCCGGAGCGGGACCTGTCGTGGGGCGAGCTCTCCCTCGCGCTGGGGAGCTTCTCCACGGCGCTCGTGACGGCGGTCGCGCTGGGGGTCTACCCGTTCACCCTCCTCCCGGACATCGCGTACGCCGGGATCATCGCGGCCGGGTGGCTGGCCGTCGGCGTGGTCCACACGTACGTCCAGCGTTCGGACCGGCTCGGTGGCGGCGACCCGACCGACCTGTCGGAATCGCTCCGCCCGCCGGACTGA
- a CDS encoding DUF7344 domain-containing protein has translation MTDTTDAGGFVGRFRRRLPAHEIHEVLSSARRSAALSYLRREGETSVQALSEAVATAETGVRPAPRDVRLSVYNSLVGTHLPKLAALGLVDYDVEHKRVRALPAARQVTSHTRVLTGLGITWGGYYRALGIIGLFLVVASLAGVPVLSAVDPLVPATIALVAFAVSGVYELWVERRRAHRRFQGQ, from the coding sequence GTGACCGACACGACCGACGCAGGCGGGTTCGTGGGGCGCTTCCGCCGTCGACTCCCGGCCCACGAGATCCACGAAGTGTTGAGCAGCGCGCGGCGGTCGGCGGCGCTGTCGTACCTCCGACGGGAGGGCGAGACCAGCGTGCAGGCCCTCTCGGAGGCCGTCGCGACCGCCGAGACGGGCGTCCGGCCGGCGCCCCGGGACGTCCGCCTCAGCGTCTACAACTCGCTGGTCGGGACGCACCTGCCGAAGCTGGCCGCGCTCGGCCTCGTCGACTACGACGTCGAGCACAAGCGGGTCCGGGCGCTCCCCGCCGCACGCCAGGTCACCAGTCACACCCGGGTCCTGACGGGCCTGGGCATCACCTGGGGAGGGTACTACCGCGCGCTGGGTATCATCGGGCTGTTCCTCGTGGTGGCGTCGCTGGCCGGCGTCCCGGTGCTGTCGGCGGTGGACCCGCTGGTGCCGGCGACGATCGCGCTCGTGGCCTTCGCCGTCTCGGGCGTCTACGAGCTCTGGGTGGAGCGTCGGCGGGCCCACCGCCGGTTCCAGGGCCAGTAG
- a CDS encoding SipW-dependent-type signal peptide-containing protein gives MSNNDDIGNDSQLYNLSRRKVLAGMGAVGLASVGAGLGTSALFSDTESFTNNSITAGTLDMLVTATAVAASPYWEGQVSLPQSITSEEAEAAEFSLTVDDVKPGDWGIICFEIENETNPGYVQVSVPGGVTNDGGEHPEPEQDVDAGNNGDLGDAMLASIWQSYTDNDNGKDDLAGLDGWTNDEGGVFVGKPYADVAQDDFTAGDYGQTVETDMDYPTLNELGTFLSTGQTLKDNAGNLLQVGYDDETGEPAVGDGKVRFCLLLEIPAAVGNEIQGDSVTFDLVFETEQVRNNPTPFDGDPNN, from the coding sequence ATGAGCAACAACGACGACATCGGAAACGACTCACAGCTGTACAACCTCTCGCGCCGGAAGGTCCTCGCGGGCATGGGCGCGGTCGGTCTCGCCTCCGTCGGTGCCGGGCTGGGCACCTCCGCCCTGTTCAGCGACACGGAGAGCTTCACGAACAACTCCATCACCGCGGGTACGCTCGACATGCTGGTGACCGCCACCGCGGTCGCAGCTAGCCCGTACTGGGAGGGGCAGGTCAGCCTCCCGCAGAGCATCACCTCCGAGGAGGCCGAGGCAGCCGAGTTCTCCCTCACCGTGGACGACGTGAAGCCCGGCGACTGGGGCATCATCTGCTTCGAGATCGAGAACGAGACCAACCCCGGCTACGTCCAGGTTTCGGTGCCCGGCGGCGTCACCAACGATGGTGGCGAACACCCCGAGCCCGAGCAGGATGTCGACGCGGGTAACAACGGTGACCTCGGCGACGCCATGCTGGCCTCCATCTGGCAGAGCTACACGGACAACGACAACGGCAAGGACGACCTCGCTGGGCTCGATGGGTGGACCAACGACGAGGGCGGCGTCTTCGTCGGCAAGCCGTACGCGGATGTCGCCCAGGACGACTTCACGGCGGGCGACTACGGCCAGACCGTGGAGACCGACATGGACTACCCGACGCTCAACGAGCTCGGGACCTTCCTGAGCACCGGCCAGACTCTCAAGGACAACGCCGGGAACCTGCTCCAGGTCGGCTACGACGACGAGACCGGCGAGCCGGCAGTCGGCGACGGCAAGGTGCGGTTCTGCCTCCTGCTGGAGATCCCGGCCGCGGTCGGCAACGAGATTCAGGGCGACTCCGTCACCTTCGATCTGGTCTTCGAGACCGAGCAGGTCCGAAACAACCCGACCCCGTTCGACGGCGACCCGAACAACTGA